The Emys orbicularis isolate rEmyOrb1 chromosome 14, rEmyOrb1.hap1, whole genome shotgun sequence genome includes a region encoding these proteins:
- the FCSK gene encoding L-fucose kinase, which yields MAPRGVEWTVIVLTCQHKDSVCAFQKELEIRWRRGALGPHPLLLTVEDPAACVGSGGATLNALLVAAEHLSARAGCTVVTADVLREARILILHMGRDFPFDDCSRAFACLPVEDPDAPAEALTCNLDSLLGTMTQQLCRGSPPGVWVCSTDMLLTVPLAAEIHWEGFQGAKVISVPGSVSYARNHGVYLADQQGFVRDIIYQGPEARIQECAGPDGKVPLVCGVVFFSSETAEQLLATHVIPPLDACTYLGLDSGAQTIQLSLFFDIVLCMADGVTEEDFVTGRTREVGSGHAKGAAALRSARSVLWKVLHAIPLSMACIPDGCYDYMTMAASDHIHNLTLRTTSANALPFRKVAHSHIAQPQLLEDGCSVTNSLLEGAVRVEPGSVLQHCHLQGPLQIGSGCLLTGLDVSSSPALQRCRLRDVVLQGHAIQLRDVLRQVFTLTGRHDDWQSPAGEAGTYLNMPWAEFFHRTGIREGDIWGSEVPRRSRCLLNARLFPVLHAAEPLGVQDVLWFLGSQEGEGLGRWRASWRMSWEQLLMCLDQEAELASRRALFFRQAQGKLRRVLLEHRDCSLLPLIRTAVSEGYQEAVLSTLDQVASVAADPGVAARALACIADVLGCMAKGDGGLRSGPAANREWAPAFQQLERGDIAEGVKALAIERRKWLGRPALLVRAARHYEGAEQILIRQAVMSACRFIGVGREEPPPVGHWVLVECPARIDVSGGWSDTPPITYEHGGAVVDIAILVDGRRPIGARARRIAEPELRLASASGALEGEVVLELVCQDLEDLQDYCQPHAPGALLKAAFICTQIVTLASQKPLQAQLLECSGGGFEVHSWSSLPHGSGLGTSSILAGAVMAALYRAAGKSANAESLIHAVLHLEQVLTTGGGWQDQVGGLVPGIKIGRSKALLPLKVEVEQIPVPEGFPQTLNQHLLLIYTGKTRLARNLLQDVLRNWYARLPAIVQNADALVSNAEQCARAFRQGNLPLLGECLTRYWQQKKCMAPGCEPLAVRRMMDALQPYVYGQSLAGAGGGGFLYILTKEPSQKDFIQQILANTEGLGNFSIHTVEVDTAGFSLQLVGSDPKARGDTGNERAQPVT from the exons ATGGCGCCGAGAGGGGTGGAGTGGACCGTCATCGTCCTGACCTGCCAGCACAAGGACAGCGTGTGTGCCTTCCAGAAAG AGCTTGAGATCCGATGGCGGCGGGGTGCGCTgggcccacaccccctcctgctgaCTGTCGAGGACCCCGCAGCATGCGTGGGCAGCGGTGGCGCCACCCTCAACGCCCTGCTGGTGGCAGCCGAGCACCTGAGCGCCAGGGCAGGCTGCACG GTGGTCACCGCTGATGTCCTGCGTGAGGCCCGGATCCTCATCCTGCACATG GGCCGCGACTTCCCCTTCGATGACTGCAGCCGGGCCTTCGCCTGCCTCCCCGTGGAGGACCCCGACGCCCCGGCCGAAGCGCTGACCTGCAACCTGGACAGCCTGCTGGGGACCATGACGCAGCAG CTGTGCAGGGGCTCCCCGCCGGGAGTGTGGGTCTGCAGCACCGACATGCTCCTCACCGTTCCCTTGGCAGCAG AGATCCACTGGGAAGGGTTCCAAGGTGCCAAAGTGATCTCCGTGCCGGGGAGCGTCTCGTACGCCAGAAACCACGGCGTCTACCTCGCCGACCAGCAG GGGTTCGTGCGTGACATCATCTACCAAGGCCCGGAGGCCCGGATCCAGGAGTGCGCTGGGCCGGACGGGAAAGTGCCGCTG GTGTGCGGGGTCGTCTTCTTCTCCTCGGAGACCGCAGAGCAGCTCCTGGCCACGCATGTCATCCCTCCTCTGGATGCCTGCACCTACCTGGGCCTGGATTCGGGGGCCCAGACCATCCAG CTGTCCCTGTTCTTCGATATCGTGCTCTGCATGGCCGACGGGGTGACTGAGGAGGACTTTGTGACCGGCAGGACCCGGGAGGTGGGCAGCGGCCATGCCAAGGGGGCGGCGGCCCTGAGGAGCGCCCGCTCCGTGCTGTGGAAGGTCCTCCATGCCATCCCTCTCAGCATGG CGTGTATACCTGACGGTTGCTATGACTACATGACTATGGCCGCTAGCGACCACATCCACAACCTGACGCTTCGCACCACCTCCGCCAACGCCCTTCCCTTCCGCAAAGTAGCGCATTCCCACATAGCT cagccccagctcctggaggacgGCTGCTCCGTCACCAACAGCCTGCTGGAAGGAGCCGTGCGGGTGGAGCCCGGAAGCGTTCTCCAGCACTGCCACCTGCAG GGACCCTTGCAGATAGGCTCCGGCTGCCTCCTCACGGGGCTGGACGTCTCCTCCTCGCCTGCCCTGCAGCGCTGCCGGCTGCGCGACGTGGTCCTGCAGGGGCACGCCATCCAGCTGCGGGACGTGCTGCGCCAGGTGTTCACCCTGACCGGGCGCCACGACGACTGGCAG AGCCCTGCCGGGGAGGCCGGCACCTACCTGAACATGCCCTGGGCTGAGTTCTTCCACAGGACGGGGATACG GGAGGGGGATATCTGGGGCTCCGAGGTCCCCCGGAGGAGCCGCTGCCTGCTGAACGCCCGCCTCTTCCCCGTTCTGCACGCTGCCGAGCCCCTGGGGGTCCAGGATGTGCTGTGGTTCCTGGGCTCCCAGGAGGGCGAGGGGCTGGGGCGGTGGCGAGCCTCGTGGCGCatgtcctgggagcagctgctgatGTGCCTAGACCAGGAGGCGGAGCTGGCGTCCCGCCGGGCGCTCTTCTTCCGCCAGGCCCAGGGCAAGCTACGCAGGGTGCTGCTGGAGCACAGGGACTGCAGCCTCCTGCCACTGATCCGCACCGCCGTCAGCGAGGGCTACCAGGAGGCCGTGCTGAGCACTCTGGACCAGG tGGCATCTGTTGCTGCTGACCCTGGGGTGGCAGCCCGGGCTCTCGCCTGCATCGCCGATGTGCTGGGCTGCATGGCCAAAGGGGACGGGGGCTTACGGAGCGGGCCGGCCGCCAACCGGGAGTGGGCCCCGGCCTTCCAGCAGCTGGAGAGAGGCGACATTGCTGAGGGAGTGAAGGCGCTCGCCATAGAGAGGAGGAAATGGCTGGGCAG GCCGGCGCTGCTGGTGAGGGCCGCCCGGCACTACGAGGGGGCCGAGCAGATCCTGATCCGCCAGGCTGTGATGTCGGCGTGCCGGTTCATCGGCGTCGGGCGGGAGGAGCCCCCTCCTGTCGGTCACTGGGTGCTGGTGGAGTGCCCTGCCCGGATAGACGTCTCTG GTGGCTGGAGCGACACTCCTCCAATCACTTACGAGCACGGGGGAGCCGTGGTGGACATTGCCATCCTGGTGGACGGGCGCCGACCAATCGGGGCCCGGGCCCGGCGCATCGCCGAGCCGGAGCTCCGGCTGGCCAGTGCTAGCGGTGCGCTGGAGGGCGAGGTGGTGCTGGAGCTGGTGTGCCAGGACCTGGAGGACCTGCAGGATTACTGCCAGCCCCACGCGCCAG GCGCCTTGCTGAAAGCAGCTTTcatctgcacccagattgtcACCCTCGCTTCCCAGAAGCCCTTGcaggcccagctgctggagtgctCTGGCGGAGGGTTTGAAGTGCACAGCTGGTCCAGCCTGCCCCACGGATCCGGCCTGG gcaccagcagcatCCTGGCTGGGGCGGTGATGGCGGCGCTGTACCGGGCAGCTGGGAAATCCGCCAACGCAGAGTCCCTCATCCACGCCGTGCTGCACCTGGAGCAGGTGCTCACCACAG GAGGAGGATGGCAGGACCAGGTTGGCGGGCTTGTGCCAGGCATCAAGATCGGGAGGTCGAAGGCCCTGCTGCCCCTGAAGGTGGAGGTGGAGCAGATCCCCGTGCCGGAGGGCTTTCCCCAGACCCTGAACCAGCacctgctcctgatttacacagggaAGACTCGGCTGGCCCGCAACCTGCTCCAG GACGTGCTCAGGAACTGGTATGCCAGGCTGCCAGCTATCGTGCAGAACGCAGACGCCCTGGTGAGCAACGCGGAGCAGTGTGCCCGGGCCTTTCGGCAAG GTAACCTGCCTCTCCTTGGAGAGTGCCTGACCCGCTACTGGCAGCAGAAGAAGTGCATGGCCCCGGGTTGTGAGCCTCTGGCTGTCAGACGCATGATGGATGCTCTCCAGCCGTATGTCTATGGGCAGAGCTTGGCTGGAGCTGGAGGCGGCGGGTTCCTCTACATCTTAACCAAAGAGCCCAGCCAGAAAGACTTTATACAGCAAATTCTAGCAAACACAGAG